Proteins co-encoded in one Streptomyces sp. NBC_01283 genomic window:
- a CDS encoding winged helix-turn-helix transcriptional regulator, with amino-acid sequence MPKSGAEGNSESGKETGPLYACGLDAAVDVVGGKWKPMILWALYAGATLRFGELRRHITGISEKVLIQQLRELESDGIVHREVYREVPPKVEYSLTPLGLSLNEALIPLGVWGDAHMRQLVANREGKRDGKKDGKKDGKHGEAA; translated from the coding sequence ATGCCGAAGAGCGGCGCGGAGGGCAATTCGGAGAGCGGCAAAGAGACCGGGCCGCTGTACGCGTGCGGCCTCGACGCCGCCGTGGACGTCGTCGGCGGCAAGTGGAAGCCGATGATCCTCTGGGCGCTCTACGCGGGCGCGACCCTGCGCTTCGGCGAGCTCCGCCGGCACATCACCGGGATCAGCGAGAAGGTGCTCATCCAGCAGCTGCGCGAGCTGGAGTCCGACGGCATCGTGCACCGCGAGGTGTACCGGGAGGTGCCGCCGAAGGTCGAGTACTCGCTGACCCCCCTCGGCCTGTCCCTGAACGAGGCGCTGATCCCGCTGGGCGTGTGGGGCGACGCGCACATGCGTCAGCTGGTGGCCAACCGGGAGGGCAAGAGAGACGGCAAGAAGGACGGCAAGAAGGACGGCAAGCATGGCGAGGCCGCCTGA
- a CDS encoding winged helix DNA-binding domain-containing protein — MSAPPTVTWSAANTRRMDRQFLLTPAKPGQAGPGEVVDAMLAAQAQVLSAAELSVGLRMDGATRQDVRDALWGEEPSLVKTNGPRGTIHLLPYAQLPLWTAALPAVPSGSSPFKPEARVTPAQAEDIVTAIGEALDGVRLTIDELSEAVVARTGPWAGDLVMPAFQGMWPRWRQVMHLAGQRGALCFAPDRGRRVTYTRPRDFGEPMGAEEATRQLVRRFLYAYGPATSQEFAKWLAGPPGWASALFASLSSAGEIEAVDMEGEAASWVVADDTEFPAEPARGVRLLPYFDAYVIASHPRARLFPGRAYERALNRGQAGNFPVLLVDGVVAGVWHQRRSGRRVTVTVEPLDRLSARQERGLAVEVERVGEVLEARPELVVGTVGVGPHA, encoded by the coding sequence ATGAGCGCCCCTCCCACTGTCACGTGGAGTGCTGCCAACACCCGGCGCATGGACCGGCAGTTCCTGCTGACCCCGGCGAAGCCGGGCCAGGCGGGACCCGGCGAGGTCGTCGACGCGATGCTCGCCGCGCAGGCGCAGGTGCTGTCCGCCGCCGAGCTGTCCGTGGGGCTGCGGATGGACGGGGCGACCCGGCAGGACGTACGCGACGCGCTGTGGGGCGAGGAGCCGAGCCTGGTCAAGACGAACGGCCCGCGCGGCACGATCCACCTCCTCCCGTACGCGCAACTCCCCCTCTGGACAGCCGCACTGCCCGCCGTGCCGTCCGGTTCGAGCCCTTTCAAGCCCGAGGCGCGAGTGACACCCGCCCAGGCGGAGGACATCGTCACGGCGATCGGCGAGGCGCTGGACGGCGTCCGGCTGACCATCGACGAGCTGAGCGAGGCGGTGGTGGCACGCACCGGGCCGTGGGCCGGCGACCTGGTGATGCCCGCGTTCCAGGGGATGTGGCCGCGCTGGCGGCAGGTCATGCATCTGGCGGGCCAGCGCGGCGCGCTGTGCTTCGCACCGGACCGGGGCCGCAGGGTGACGTACACGCGCCCGCGGGACTTCGGGGAGCCGATGGGGGCCGAGGAGGCGACGCGGCAACTGGTGCGGCGCTTCCTGTACGCGTACGGGCCCGCGACTTCGCAGGAGTTCGCCAAGTGGCTGGCCGGCCCGCCGGGTTGGGCATCAGCTCTCTTCGCTTCCCTCTCCTCCGCCGGGGAGATCGAGGCGGTCGACATGGAGGGTGAAGCGGCGTCGTGGGTGGTGGCGGACGACACGGAGTTCCCCGCCGAACCGGCGCGGGGGGTCCGCCTCCTCCCCTACTTCGACGCGTACGTCATCGCCTCGCACCCCCGCGCCCGCCTCTTCCCGGGCCGCGCCTACGAGCGCGCGCTCAACAGGGGCCAGGCGGGCAACTTCCCCGTACTGCTGGTCGACGGAGTCGTGGCGGGCGTCTGGCACCAGCGTCGCTCGGGCCGCCGGGTGACGGTGACGGTCGAGCCGCTGGACCGCTTGAGCGCCCGCCAGGAGCGGGGGCTCGCGGTGGAGGTCGAGCGGGTGGGCGAGGTGCTCGAGGCCAGGCCGGAGCTGGTGGTGGGGACGGTGGGGGTGGGGCCGCATGCGTAG
- a CDS encoding class I SAM-dependent methyltransferase, whose protein sequence is MSSFDALVAEAESAPTEGWDFSWFEGRATEQRPSWRYAHAMGERLGHATASLDIQTGGGEVLASAPTLPPLAVATEGWPPNVAKAAALLHPRGAVVVASPEDAPLPFAAEGFDLVTSRHPVKADFDEIARVLRPGGTYFAQHVGPSSVFEVVEYFLGPQPEETRHARHPDQERAQAEAAGLEVVDLRVERLRMEFFDVGAVVHFLRKVIWMVPDFSVEKYRPRLRELHERIQADGPFVAHSTRHLFELRKP, encoded by the coding sequence ATGAGCAGTTTCGATGCACTTGTGGCGGAAGCGGAGTCGGCGCCGACCGAGGGCTGGGACTTCTCCTGGTTCGAGGGGCGGGCCACCGAGCAGCGGCCCTCCTGGCGGTACGCCCACGCCATGGGGGAGCGGCTCGGTCACGCCACCGCCTCCCTCGACATCCAGACCGGCGGCGGCGAAGTCCTCGCCTCCGCGCCCACCCTGCCGCCGCTCGCCGTCGCCACCGAGGGGTGGCCGCCGAACGTCGCCAAGGCCGCCGCCCTGCTGCATCCGCGGGGCGCGGTCGTCGTGGCCTCGCCCGAGGACGCGCCGCTGCCGTTCGCGGCGGAAGGCTTCGACCTGGTCACCAGCAGGCATCCGGTGAAGGCCGACTTCGACGAGATCGCCCGCGTGCTGCGTCCCGGCGGCACGTACTTCGCCCAGCACGTCGGGCCCTCCAGCGTCTTCGAGGTCGTGGAGTACTTCCTCGGCCCGCAGCCGGAGGAGACCAGGCACGCGCGCCACCCCGACCAGGAGCGCGCGCAGGCCGAGGCGGCGGGGCTGGAGGTCGTCGACCTGCGGGTCGAGCGGCTGCGGATGGAGTTCTTCGACGTCGGCGCCGTCGTCCACTTCCTGCGGAAGGTCATCTGGATGGTGCCGGACTTCTCCGTGGAGAAGTACCGGCCGCGGCTGCGGGAACTGCACGAGCGGATCCAGGCCGACGGACCCTTCGTCGCCCACAGCACCCGCCACCTCTTCGAGCTGCGTAAGCCGTAG
- a CDS encoding OmpA family protein, translated as MGHPRSRTLATATVTLTALVFLTGTPAFADDDDPSAPPGSSTTSPPPEVDSNSPGLKLADGATLAPAKVLDIKSVVEDLGGEERREDTNTDVKFALQAEVLFPKDSNTLNPEANARIKAIAEEAKTQKATTVRVFGFTDNLGSYSHGKTLSRKRAEAVHDKLASYLGPEVTYSVRGYSEDYPIADNTSEQGRKKNRRVEVTFPRGAGADTGTAPSGSQD; from the coding sequence ATGGGCCACCCACGATCGCGCACCCTGGCCACAGCCACCGTCACCCTCACGGCTCTGGTCTTCCTGACCGGCACCCCCGCCTTCGCGGACGACGACGACCCGAGCGCACCTCCAGGCAGCAGCACCACATCCCCGCCCCCGGAGGTCGACTCCAACAGCCCCGGGCTGAAGCTGGCCGATGGAGCGACCCTGGCCCCGGCGAAGGTGCTGGACATCAAGTCCGTGGTCGAGGACCTCGGCGGTGAGGAGCGCCGCGAGGACACCAACACGGACGTGAAGTTCGCGCTGCAGGCCGAGGTCCTCTTCCCCAAGGACAGCAACACGCTGAATCCCGAGGCGAACGCACGTATCAAGGCGATCGCGGAAGAGGCGAAGACCCAGAAGGCAACGACCGTCAGGGTGTTCGGCTTCACGGACAACCTCGGCTCCTACAGTCACGGCAAGACGTTGTCCCGTAAGCGCGCGGAAGCGGTGCACGACAAGCTGGCGAGCTACCTGGGCCCCGAGGTCACGTACTCCGTACGCGGCTACAGCGAGGACTATCCGATCGCGGACAACACCTCCGAGCAGGGCCGCAAGAAGAACCGCCGGGTCGAGGTCACGTTCCCGCGTGGTGCCGGGGCGGATACGGGGACGGCACCATCCGGAAGCCAGGACTGA
- a CDS encoding pilus assembly protein TadG-related protein, translating to MTGILLFVAFAFFAFAQAASARNGAQSAADAAALAAAQEARDELVDGLGASIGEGDDWLDWLGGDKPNGDGAQAAADALAADNDSAVRQFGAAEVNGFPGFRVKVETNYTVGDSIIPGTESQHATAEATAIIKPRCDVALSSDPEKTVEFDCGDGGSFEIDPDDFELDDLPDASVLFSVHLAD from the coding sequence GTGACGGGGATTCTGCTCTTTGTTGCGTTCGCGTTCTTCGCGTTCGCGCAAGCCGCATCTGCGCGAAATGGTGCTCAGTCCGCCGCCGACGCCGCAGCGCTGGCGGCTGCGCAGGAGGCCCGAGATGAACTGGTCGACGGGCTGGGGGCCTCCATCGGCGAAGGAGACGACTGGCTCGACTGGCTTGGTGGAGACAAGCCCAACGGTGACGGTGCCCAAGCTGCGGCGGATGCGCTGGCTGCGGACAACGACTCGGCGGTGAGGCAGTTCGGGGCGGCTGAAGTGAATGGCTTTCCGGGCTTCCGGGTGAAGGTCGAGACCAACTACACCGTTGGCGATTCGATCATTCCAGGCACGGAGAGCCAGCATGCCACGGCCGAGGCCACTGCCATTATCAAGCCGCGCTGTGATGTTGCTCTTTCGTCCGATCCGGAGAAGACCGTGGAATTCGACTGCGGCGACGGCGGCTCTTTCGAGATCGATCCGGATGACTTCGAGCTGGATGATCTCCCGGACGCATCCGTTCTCTTCTCCGTTCACCTGGCCGACTGA
- a CDS encoding DUF5936 domain-containing protein: MAAVMGLAVAGVCQGIRMYRAEAKLPSDLAIALEVGATRVSTAGSAVDRLGIRFAPYVLRLMGPKRVDAKRRKIDMAGNPGGLTIDRYAARRAVYGIFGLLMGLIFLTNGSSLFGLLTFAFGVTAADALIWQAIRERREVIDRTLPDFLDVLAVVVSAGLGFRQALDRVAERYEGPWADELRITLRQMDMGVSRRQAFDELRRRNASEQVSQFVSALQQGEELGSPIADTLIQLATDMRRTDAQNSRRRAAKTIPKATMVTLVFMLPATMILIAAGMFLGSGSDFGSILGK, encoded by the coding sequence ATGGCGGCCGTGATGGGCCTCGCGGTGGCGGGGGTCTGTCAGGGCATCCGCATGTACCGGGCGGAGGCGAAACTCCCCTCGGACCTGGCGATAGCCCTGGAGGTCGGCGCCACGCGCGTCTCCACGGCGGGCTCGGCGGTGGACCGCCTTGGCATCCGCTTCGCCCCCTACGTCCTGCGCCTGATGGGCCCGAAACGGGTGGACGCCAAGCGCCGCAAGATAGACATGGCGGGCAACCCGGGCGGCCTGACGATCGACCGCTATGCGGCGCGACGGGCGGTGTACGGCATCTTCGGCCTGCTCATGGGCCTGATCTTCCTCACGAACGGCTCCTCGCTCTTCGGCCTGCTCACCTTCGCCTTCGGCGTGACGGCGGCGGACGCGCTGATCTGGCAGGCGATACGGGAACGGCGCGAGGTCATCGACCGCACACTGCCGGACTTCCTCGACGTACTGGCGGTGGTGGTGTCGGCGGGCCTCGGCTTCCGCCAGGCGCTGGACCGCGTCGCGGAGCGCTACGAGGGCCCCTGGGCGGACGAACTGCGCATCACCCTGCGCCAGATGGACATGGGCGTGAGCCGCCGCCAGGCCTTCGACGAGCTGCGCCGCAGGAACGCCTCGGAGCAGGTCTCGCAATTCGTCTCGGCACTACAACAAGGCGAGGAGCTGGGCTCCCCCATCGCGGACACGCTGATCCAACTGGCCACGGACATGCGCCGTACGGACGCCCAGAACTCCCGCCGCAGGGCGGCGAAGACGATCCCCAAGGCGACCATGGTGACGCTGGTCTTCATGCTTCCGGCCACGATGATTCTGATCGCGGCAGGGATGTTCCTGGGTTCGGGTTCCGACTTCGGCTCCATCCTGGGGAAGTGA
- a CDS encoding type II secretion system F family protein → MENQAALLALGATILTGTLAVAGIHAYASGRAQRQALVDRLSIGPGTGDTGGRGRRFSSVDRRLRRTRLGRAIHLRLSATGLDLTAGEFFVYVVAVVAALWLMAAATLAPFFGPIAGIVAVWSAVVFLNWQRQKRIEAFINQLPDVARILANATAAGLALRTSLAMAAEELEAPAGEELSMVADQLTLGRSIDDTLGELAARLPSRELIVLVTTLVLSNKAGGSVVNSLRNLTQTLEDRKETRREVRTMLSEVHATAFTVPLLGLGSLLLINSSNEGALARVTGSPMGQTLILIALGLYAVGFFVIRRLGKIEV, encoded by the coding sequence ATGGAGAACCAGGCCGCCCTCCTGGCCCTCGGCGCCACGATCCTGACCGGCACGCTCGCCGTCGCGGGAATCCACGCGTACGCGTCGGGCCGTGCCCAGCGCCAGGCGCTGGTCGACCGCCTGTCGATCGGCCCCGGCACGGGCGACACCGGCGGTCGCGGCCGGCGCTTCTCGTCCGTGGACCGCCGCCTGCGCCGCACCCGCCTCGGCCGCGCCATCCACCTGCGCCTGTCGGCGACGGGACTCGACCTGACGGCGGGCGAGTTCTTCGTCTACGTCGTGGCGGTCGTCGCCGCGCTCTGGCTGATGGCGGCGGCCACCCTGGCCCCCTTCTTCGGCCCGATCGCGGGCATCGTGGCGGTCTGGAGCGCGGTGGTGTTCCTCAACTGGCAACGTCAGAAGCGCATCGAGGCCTTCATCAACCAACTCCCCGACGTGGCACGCATCCTGGCGAATGCAACGGCGGCCGGCCTGGCGCTGCGTACGTCGCTGGCGATGGCGGCGGAGGAGCTGGAGGCCCCGGCGGGCGAGGAACTGTCCATGGTGGCGGACCAGTTGACGCTGGGCAGATCGATCGACGACACGCTGGGCGAACTGGCGGCACGCCTGCCATCCCGCGAACTCATAGTCCTGGTGACGACCCTGGTCCTCTCCAACAAGGCGGGCGGTTCGGTGGTCAACTCCCTCCGAAACCTCACGCAGACGCTGGAGGACCGCAAGGAGACCCGCCGGGAGGTGCGCACCATGCTCTCGGAGGTCCACGCGACGGCGTTCACGGTGCCGCTCCTGGGCCTCGGCTCGCTGCTGCTCATCAACTCCTCCAACGAGGGCGCGCTGGCCCGGGTGACAGGTTCACCGATGGGCCAGACGCTGATCCTGATCGCGCTGGGCCTGTACGCCGTGGGCTTCTTCGTGATCAGGCGCCTCGGCAAGATCGAAGTGTAG
- a CDS encoding CpaF family protein, translating into MSLRDRVATAHDHSKDNGPSRDDSLVAVYRSKLLEEIDLAEMSSLTAADRRVRLERVMGHIISREGPVLSTSERSQLIRRVVDEALGLGVLEPLLADASITEIMVNGPDSIFVERAGRVEQLPLRFASNDQLMQTIERIVSTVNRRVDESNPMVDARLPTGERVNVIIPPLALTGATLTIRRFPRAYTLHELIGLGSLDEHMLLLLSAFVRARFNIIVSGGTGSGKTTLLNALSGLLPSHERIITIEDSAELQLQQDHVIRLESRPPNVEGKGQITIRDLVRNSLRMRPDRIIVGEVRGGETLDMLQAMSTGHDGSLATVHANTAEDALMRLQTLGSMSEVQIPFEALKDQINSAVDVVVQLARHADGSRKIAEIVLLVSHGREQFRIAPATRFVPHQPGGGGLDRRVHGYFEHLPLPRSVAERLYVAGEPVPPGFGVAQAIDVLNTREAIG; encoded by the coding sequence ATGAGCCTCCGCGACCGCGTGGCGACCGCGCACGACCACAGCAAGGACAACGGCCCCAGCCGCGACGACAGCCTCGTGGCCGTCTACCGCTCCAAGCTCCTGGAAGAGATCGACCTCGCCGAGATGTCGTCCCTGACGGCGGCCGACCGCCGCGTCCGTCTCGAACGCGTCATGGGCCACATCATCAGCCGCGAAGGCCCCGTCCTCTCGACCTCCGAGCGCTCCCAGCTCATCCGCCGCGTGGTGGACGAGGCCCTCGGACTCGGCGTACTCGAACCACTCCTCGCCGACGCCTCCATCACGGAAATCATGGTGAACGGCCCGGACTCGATCTTCGTGGAGCGGGCGGGCCGGGTCGAACAGCTCCCCCTCCGCTTCGCCTCGAACGACCAGCTGATGCAGACCATCGAACGCATCGTCTCCACGGTCAACCGCCGCGTCGACGAGTCGAACCCGATGGTCGACGCCCGCCTCCCCACCGGCGAGCGGGTGAACGTGATCATCCCGCCGCTGGCCCTCACCGGCGCGACGCTCACCATCCGCCGCTTCCCCCGCGCGTACACGCTGCACGAGCTCATCGGCCTCGGCTCGCTCGACGAGCACATGCTGCTCCTGCTCTCCGCCTTCGTGCGGGCCCGCTTCAACATCATCGTCAGCGGCGGCACGGGCTCCGGAAAGACGACGCTCCTCAACGCGCTCTCCGGCCTCCTCCCCAGCCACGAACGCATCATCACCATCGAGGACTCGGCGGAACTGCAACTCCAGCAGGACCACGTGATCCGCCTCGAATCCCGCCCCCCGAACGTCGAGGGAAAGGGCCAGATCACCATCCGCGACCTGGTCCGCAACAGCCTCCGTATGCGCCCCGACCGCATCATCGTCGGTGAGGTCCGAGGCGGCGAAACGCTCGACATGCTGCAAGCCATGTCGACGGGCCACGACGGCTCCCTCGCCACGGTCCACGCGAACACGGCGGAGGACGCCCTGATGCGGCTGCAGACCCTCGGCTCGATGTCGGAGGTCCAGATCCCCTTCGAGGCACTGAAGGACCAGATCAACTCGGCGGTCGACGTGGTCGTCCAGCTCGCCCGGCACGCGGACGGCTCCCGCAAGATCGCCGAGATCGTCCTGCTCGTCTCGCACGGCCGCGAACAGTTCCGCATCGCCCCGGCGACCCGCTTCGTGCCGCACCAGCCGGGCGGCGGCGGCCTGGACCGCCGCGTGCACGGCTACTTCGAACACCTGCCGCTGCCACGCTCCGTCGCCGAGCGGCTGTACGTGGCGGGCGAACCGGTGCCGCCCGGTTTCGGCGTGGCCCAGGCCATCGACGTACTGAACACGAGAGAGGCGATCGGCTGA
- a CDS encoding TadE/TadG family type IV pilus assembly protein produces the protein MLEFAGFLPILLLIGLATIQLGLVGYAVNQAGSGARAAARVASQGEGGEAAGMAAMDGSLDAQVAISGGGATTTADVTVQVPTLLPFVDAGWSVTKSATMPNDEDEEGS, from the coding sequence ATGCTGGAGTTCGCCGGCTTCCTCCCCATCCTGCTCCTCATCGGCCTGGCCACGATCCAGCTGGGCCTCGTCGGCTACGCCGTCAACCAGGCCGGTTCAGGCGCGCGTGCGGCGGCCCGCGTCGCCTCGCAGGGCGAGGGCGGCGAGGCCGCGGGCATGGCGGCCATGGACGGCAGCCTCGACGCCCAGGTCGCCATCAGCGGCGGCGGCGCCACGACGACGGCGGACGTCACCGTCCAGGTCCCCACGCTCCTGCCCTTCGTGGACGCAGGCTGGTCCGTCACGAAGTCGGCCACGATGCCCAACGACGAAGACGAAGAGGGGAGCTGA
- a CDS encoding CpaE family protein: MTTRILPAVGDLEAARALSTLVGQLPDAEPALPVADSTALLDTLARLAAESLDELPEVVLIHERISPVPALDLIRDLVLRFPAVGVVLITADTSPALLTAAMDSGARGIVGFPLAYDPLAERVHAAAAWSAGMRRHLGSAGVELYAGPGEAPGGGHVVAVSGAKGGVGTTLATVQLALAAKASGRTVALLDLDLQAGDVSSYLDVQFRRSIADLASITDITPRVLQDAVYTHETGIGLLLAPSEGERGEEITDRVARQTLSALRSRYDVVLVDCGTYVTGASAAAIELADQAILLVTPDVVSVRAAKRMVRLWDRLQIRKAEETLTVVNRHGKGADIQPSLVERVTGTKVARTTVPANFKELQGAVDAGRMQDLDSKSTVKQALWALAGELGLVDPEAASGATKRGALNLRKRVGGDRGAVTLEFAGMFPLLLAVMGLLWQCALYGYTFSLAGNAADEAARAATAAYAVGEGGAAACEAAAKEHLPSAWQGADVACTDEGTVWKAHVDADVPLFFPGIDAGWNVSGEAGAAKEGEDGEG; this comes from the coding sequence ATGACGACCCGCATCCTCCCCGCCGTAGGGGACCTGGAGGCCGCCCGCGCGCTCTCGACGCTCGTCGGACAGCTTCCGGACGCCGAACCCGCCCTCCCCGTCGCGGACTCCACCGCACTGCTCGACACCCTGGCGAGGCTCGCCGCCGAGTCGCTGGACGAGCTGCCCGAAGTCGTCCTCATCCACGAGCGCATCAGCCCCGTACCCGCCCTGGACCTGATCCGCGACCTCGTCCTGCGCTTTCCGGCGGTCGGCGTCGTCCTGATCACCGCCGACACGAGCCCGGCCCTGCTGACCGCCGCGATGGACTCCGGCGCGCGCGGCATCGTCGGCTTCCCCCTCGCCTACGACCCACTCGCCGAGCGGGTGCACGCGGCGGCCGCCTGGTCCGCCGGGATGCGCAGGCACCTGGGCAGCGCGGGCGTGGAGCTCTACGCCGGTCCGGGGGAGGCCCCGGGCGGCGGCCACGTCGTGGCGGTGAGCGGGGCCAAGGGAGGCGTGGGCACGACCCTCGCCACCGTCCAACTCGCCCTCGCGGCAAAGGCGTCCGGCCGCACCGTCGCCCTCCTCGACCTGGACCTGCAGGCCGGCGACGTCTCCTCGTACCTGGACGTCCAGTTCCGCCGCTCCATCGCCGACCTCGCGTCGATCACCGACATCACGCCCCGCGTCCTCCAGGACGCCGTCTACACCCACGAGACCGGCATCGGCCTCCTCCTGGCCCCCAGCGAGGGCGAGCGGGGCGAGGAGATCACCGACCGGGTGGCCCGCCAGACGCTCAGCGCCCTGCGCAGCCGCTACGACGTCGTGCTGGTCGACTGCGGGACGTACGTCACCGGGGCGAGCGCCGCCGCCATCGAACTCGCCGACCAGGCGATCCTCCTCGTCACCCCGGACGTCGTCTCCGTACGCGCCGCCAAGCGCATGGTGCGCCTGTGGGACCGGCTCCAGATCCGCAAGGCGGAGGAGACGCTCACGGTGGTCAACCGCCACGGAAAGGGCGCGGACATCCAGCCCTCCCTGGTGGAACGGGTGACGGGAACGAAGGTGGCCCGTACGACCGTCCCCGCGAACTTCAAGGAGCTGCAGGGCGCGGTCGACGCGGGCCGCATGCAGGACCTGGACAGCAAATCCACGGTGAAGCAGGCCCTGTGGGCGCTGGCGGGCGAGCTGGGCCTGGTGGACCCCGAGGCGGCGTCCGGCGCCACCAAGCGGGGCGCGCTGAACCTCCGCAAGCGGGTCGGTGGCGACCGGGGCGCGGTCACCCTGGAGTTCGCCGGGATGTTCCCGCTGCTGCTCGCCGTGATGGGCCTCCTGTGGCAGTGCGCGCTGTACGGATACACGTTCTCCCTCGCGGGCAACGCGGCGGACGAGGCGGCGCGGGCGGCGACGGCCGCGTACGCCGTGGGCGAGGGCGGGGCGGCGGCCTGCGAGGCCGCCGCGAAGGAGCATCTGCCGTCGGCGTGGCAGGGCGCGGACGTGGCCTGCACGGACGAGGGGACGGTCTGGAAGGCCCACGTGGACGCGGACGTCCCGCTGTTCTTCCCCGGGATCGACGCGGGGTGGAACGTGAGCGGGGAGGCGGGGGCGGCGAAGGAGGGTGAGGACGGTGAGGGGTGA
- the cpaB gene encoding Flp pilus assembly protein CpaB: MNSRQRRGVILLVLSVLAAFGAFAGVLSLIRDVNSKVGPEVTAYKLKGDIAPYKELSADQFEKVEMPERWLSDNAVTDLRQVRGKIAVTELRKGSLLQTDMIVNRPELEPGQQEIAIMIDAATGVAGKITPGSTVNIYATFKGETDKAKDQSKVIVESAKVIDVGKLTALDPDQDDRGGNRRRTATEAVPITFALDTANAQRVAYAESFATHVRLALVGQGGDSAIPRGDRTYTLDEDK; encoded by the coding sequence ATGAACTCACGCCAGCGCCGCGGCGTCATCCTGCTGGTCCTGTCGGTCCTGGCCGCGTTCGGCGCGTTCGCGGGCGTCCTCTCGCTGATCCGGGACGTGAACTCGAAGGTGGGGCCGGAGGTGACGGCGTACAAGCTCAAGGGGGACATCGCCCCCTACAAGGAGCTCAGCGCGGACCAGTTCGAGAAGGTCGAGATGCCGGAGCGGTGGCTTTCGGACAACGCGGTCACCGACCTCCGCCAGGTGCGCGGCAAGATCGCGGTGACCGAGCTGCGCAAGGGGTCGCTGCTCCAGACGGACATGATCGTCAATCGTCCTGAACTGGAGCCGGGGCAGCAGGAGATCGCCATCATGATCGACGCGGCGACGGGCGTCGCGGGCAAGATCACGCCGGGCTCGACGGTCAACATCTACGCCACCTTCAAGGGCGAGACCGACAAGGCCAAGGACCAGTCGAAGGTCATCGTCGAGTCCGCGAAGGTGATCGACGTGGGCAAGCTGACGGCGCTCGACCCGGACCAGGACGACCGCGGCGGCAATCGCCGGCGTACGGCGACCGAGGCGGTGCCGATCACGTTCGCGCTCGACACGGCGAACGCGCAGCGCGTCGCGTACGCGGAGTCGTTCGCCACGCATGTGCGGCTCGCCCTGGTCGGCCAGGGCGGGGACAGCGCGATTCCGCGGGGCGACCGCACGTACACACTCGACGAGGACAAGTAG
- a CDS encoding chitinase, producing MGLTTALALALTGLLTGGADDATAGTRTVPKHAVTGYWQNFDNGATVQKLGDVQDEYDIIAVSFADATATPGELAFNLDSAGLGGYTVEQFKADIKAKQAAGKSVILSVGGEKGAVAVSDSASATAFADSAYALMQEYGFDGVDIDLENGLDSTYMSQALKSLSGKAGPGFVLTMAPQTIDMQSTSNEYFKTALAVKDILTVVNMQYYNSGSMLGCDGKVYSQGSVDFLTALACIQLEGGLDPSQVGIGVPASAKAAGGGYVSPSVVNQALDCLAKGSSCGSFKPSKTYPDIRGAMTWSTNWDASEGGSWSKAVGPHVHGLP from the coding sequence ATCGGTCTGACCACGGCACTCGCCCTCGCGCTCACCGGCCTGCTCACCGGCGGCGCCGACGACGCCACCGCCGGCACCCGCACCGTGCCCAAGCACGCGGTGACCGGCTACTGGCAGAACTTCGACAACGGCGCCACGGTCCAGAAGCTGGGCGACGTACAGGACGAATACGACATCATCGCGGTCTCGTTCGCGGACGCGACCGCCACGCCGGGCGAGCTGGCGTTCAACCTGGACTCGGCCGGGCTCGGCGGGTACACCGTCGAGCAGTTCAAGGCCGACATCAAGGCCAAGCAGGCAGCCGGCAAGTCCGTGATCCTCTCGGTCGGGGGCGAGAAGGGCGCGGTGGCGGTCAGCGACTCCGCGTCCGCGACCGCCTTCGCGGACTCGGCGTACGCGCTCATGCAGGAGTACGGCTTCGACGGCGTCGACATCGACCTGGAGAACGGGCTCGACTCGACGTACATGTCCCAGGCGCTGAAGTCCCTCTCCGGCAAGGCCGGTCCGGGGTTCGTGCTGACCATGGCGCCGCAGACGATCGACATGCAGTCGACGTCGAACGAGTACTTCAAGACGGCGCTCGCGGTGAAGGACATCCTCACGGTCGTCAACATGCAGTACTACAACAGCGGTTCGATGCTGGGCTGCGACGGCAAGGTCTACAGCCAGGGCTCGGTCGACTTCCTCACCGCGCTCGCCTGCATCCAGCTGGAGGGCGGCCTCGATCCCTCGCAGGTCGGCATAGGCGTACCGGCATCGGCGAAGGCCGCGGGCGGCGGCTACGTATCGCCGTCCGTCGTGAACCAGGCCCTCGACTGCCTCGCGAAGGGCTCCAGTTGCGGTTCCTTCAAGCCGTCCAAGACGTACCCGGACATCCGGGGTGCGATGACCTGGTCGACCAACTGGGACGCCAGTGAAGGAGGTTCCTGGTCCAAGGCGGTCGGACCGCACGTCCACGGACTGCCGTAA